The window CCCCGTCGGTGTTGGGGCAGATCGAGACGGCCATCGCCGCCTCGGAAAAAAGCCACGGCGGCGAGATCCGTTTTGTGGTGGAAGGGGCCCTGCCCGGGCGCGCGCTCTGGCGGAAAGTGGATCCGCGGGAACGGGCGGTGCGCGTGTTTTCGGATTTGCGGGTGTGGGACACCGAACGGAACACCGGGGTGTTGATCTACGTGAACTGGGCCGACCGCGATGTGGAAATTCTGGCGGACCGGGGCTATAACGCCTTGGTCCATGCGGGCGAATGGGAAGCCGTTTGCGCCGCGATGGAAACCCATTACCGGGAAGGACGATTCAAGTCCGGCTCATTGGCCGGTGTGGAGGGCGTGGCCCGGGTCATCGCGCTTCACTTCCCGCCGGGCGA of the Elusimicrobiota bacterium genome contains:
- a CDS encoding TPM domain-containing protein gives rise to the protein MVRTISAWVRHLILAPFGWRRDFAPSVLGQIETAIAASEKSHGGEIRFVVEGALPGRALWRKVDPRERAVRVFSDLRVWDTERNTGVLIYVNWADRDVEILADRGYNALVHAGEWEAVCAAMETHYREGRFKSGSLAGVEGVARVIALHFPPGDHNPNELPDRPVVL